A single genomic interval of Penicillium psychrofluorescens genome assembly, chromosome: 2 harbors:
- a CDS encoding uncharacterized protein (ID:PFLUO_002425-T1.cds;~source:funannotate), with protein sequence MTTQLQSTSTAIELQDRHSPEERLNRLTNDVANATDEDEVMQASRLADSEVPDGGKGWVVIAGCAIITWWFVGTSYCWGVLQAALVKEGLSTSSTLAFVGSLAPACISFLGILNVRVIRKLGTRLSALLGVFLLGLGETLSGFAIHNVKGLFATAGVVMGIGISLCFMVVSVTPAQYFRAKRGIANGIVYAAGGLGGAVISFLLNALLTNVGTAWTFRILGFMTWATGLPAAYLVKQRLPIPRSEIVEWRLLRDTRFVLLFAAGAIATFPLLVPPFFLPLYTDSMGMASSTGAAVLAAFNFSSAMGRLLCGFCSDFVGPLNTLFFSITLSALSMLVLWPVSTSIGPLIVFVIINGMANGGFFSTMPTVVGTVFGSARVSVAMGMIVTGWAGGYLLGAPIAGYILAASGGQDRGVSAYRPAIFYAGGMALVAALMAIFVRLKTDARPFKRL encoded by the exons ATGACCACGCAACTCCAATCAACCTCTACAGCCATCGAGCTGCAAGATCGCCACTCGCCAGAAGAAAGACTCAACCGGCTCACAAACGATGTAGCTAACGCCACAGATGAAGACGAAGTGATGCAGGCTTCCCGACTAGCCGATTCCGAGGTCCCCGACGGCGGAAAGGGTTGGGTCGTTATCGCCGGATGCGCAATCATCACCTGGTGGTTCGTCGGCACATCGTACTGCTGGGGAGTCCTGCAGGCAGCCCTGGTCAAGGAAGGTCTCTCGACATCTTCCACACTGGCGTTTGTGGGGTCGCTGGCTCCAGCCTGTATTTCTTTCTTGGGCATCTTGAATGTCCGAGTCATCCGAAAGCTGGGAACGCGGCTCTCGGCTCTCTTGGGTGTCTTCCTGCTAGGCTTGGGGGAGACGCTTAGTGGATTTGCTATCCACAACGTTAAGGGGTTATTCGCGACTGCCGGTGTTGTAATGGGGATTGGGATTAG TCTCTGTTTTATGGTAGTCTCGGTGACGCCTGCGCAGTATTTCAGAGCGAAGCGTGGGATCGCCAATGGGATCGTTTATGCTGCTGGTGGTCTGGGTGGTGCGGTCATTAGTTTTCTGTTAAATGCACTGCTCACCAATGTCGGCACGGCCTGGACATTTAGAATCCTTGGCTTCATGACCTGGGCCACTGGGCTACCAGCGGCATACTTGGTAAAACAGCGCCTCCCCATCCCTCGCTCGGAAATTGTTGAATG GCGCCTACTTCGTGATACCCGCTTCGTTCTCCTCTTCGCCGCCGGTGCAATTGCAACCTTCCCACTGCTCGTGCCTCCTTTCTTCCTACCATTGTACACCGACTCCATGGGGATGGCATCCAGCACTGGTGCCGCCGTGCTTGCGGCTTTCAATTTCTCCTCTGCGATGGGCCGACTTCTTTGTGGATTTTGCAGCGATTTCGTCGGACCTCTCAACActctgttcttctccattACCTTGAGTGCTCTGAGCATGCTAGTTCTCTGGCCGGTCTCAACTTCTATTGGGCCTCTGATTGTTTTTGTCATTATCAATGGTATGGCTAATGGCGGGTTCTTCTCGACTATGCCTACTGTTGTCGGGACGGTGTTTGGTTCTGCGAGGGTGTCTGTTGCGATGGGGATGATTGTTACTGGGTGGGCAGGCGGATACCTTCTT GGAGCCCCCATTGCCGGGTACATACTTGCTGCGTCCGGTGGACAGGACCGTGGTGTTAGCGCCTACCGTCCTGCTATCTTCTATGCAGGCGGCATGGCGTTGGTGGCTGCTTTGATGGCCATCTTCGTACGCCTCAAGACTGATGCTCGGCCATTTAAGAGATTGTAG
- a CDS encoding uncharacterized protein (ID:PFLUO_002426-T1.cds;~source:funannotate), which produces MEPVDAERARQLSLFRPLGASYYTSSVTVHPEHYDELVNRGWRRSGTLYYKQNLQRSCCPHYTMRLEASAFTPRRDQRKAINRWNKFVLGPEYTRKAARLCPRSREEKKHRKCNFDLLPAVHEAEYSNIQRPIDPDTKRPLEPAHRFEVNLEGDSASKAKFDLFVKYQTTIHREDVSRWKQKDFQRFLCSGIKRSQPSSGAMSTEKRLGSWHQCYRLDGKLIAVAVLDLVPSGVSSVYLFYDPEYEQWEFGKLSALREIGFALENDYLYYYMGYYIHSCQKMRYKASFRPQYILDPETNTYDPLDGELSQKLDSRAYVSLSGDRSSISTTDSKSEAQLDPDVTEEDLSLFSIHMPGVLTLDEVKAIDLDHWYLVVHGSFVHMNDLVGWELMAMDSPQSVKGIVAELAAVLGPKLVKDSAVVLFD; this is translated from the exons ATGGAGCCTGTTGACGCCGAACGCGCGCGCCAGCTGTCCCTCTTCCGGCCATTGG GTGCTTCATACTACACCAGCTCGGTGACGGTACACCCGGAGCACTATGACGAGCTGGTCAATCGGGGCTGGAGACG ATCGGGTACTCTCTACTACAAGCAGAATCTACAACGGTCTTGTTGCCCGCATTACACCATGAG GCTGGAAGCGTCTGCCTTCACGCCCCGCCGTGATCAGCGCAAGGCCATCAATCGCTGGAACAAGTTTGTTCTGGGTCCAGAGTACACGCGCAAAGCAGCCCGGCTGTGTCCCCGATCGCGCGA GGAGAAGAAGCACCGCAAATGCAACTTTGACCTTCTCCCAGCAGTCCATGAGGCAGAGTATAGCAATATCCAGCGCCCCATAGACCCGGACACCAAGCGCCCCTTGGAACCCGCGCATCGCTTCGAGGTCAACCTCGAAGGGGACTCTGCCTCCAAGGCCAAGTTCGACCTGTTTGTCAAGTACCAAACCACCATCCACCGAGAGGATGTGTCGCGCTGGAAGCAGAAAGACTTCCAGCGCTTCCTATGCTCGGGCATCAAGCGCTCCCAGCCATCTTCCGGCGCCATGTCTACTGAGAAGAGACTAGGCTCGTGGCATCAGTGCTATCGATTGGATGGGAAACTGATTGCTGTGGCAGTGCTAGATTTGGTCCCGAGCGGAGTGAGCTCGGTCTATCTCTT TTATGACCCTGAATATGAGCAGTGGGAGTTTGGAAAGCTGAGTGCTCTGCGGGAGATTGGCTTCGCCTTGGAGAATGATTATCTCTACTACTACATGG GGTACTATATCCACTCCTGCCAGAAGATGCGCTACAAAGCTTCCTTCCGCCCTCAATACATCCTCG ACCCCGAAACCAACACTTACGACCCACTGGATGGCGAACTCTCCCAGAAATTGGACAGCCGGGCTTATGTCTCCCTCTCCGGAGACCgatcctccatctccacgACAGACTCCAAATCCGAAGCGCAGCTCGATCCCGATGTCACCGAAGAGgacctctctctcttcagcATCCACATGCCCGGCGTGCTAACCCTGGACGAGGTCAAAGCCATAGACCTGGATCATTGGTACTTGGTGGTTCATGGATCATTCGTGCATATGAAT GACCTCGTCGGCTGGGAACTAATGGCCATGGACAGCCCGCAGTCCGTGAAAGGGATCGTTGCCGAGCTGGCTGCTGTTCTGGGACCGAAGCTTGTGAAGGATAGCGCCGTGGTGCTATTTGATTAG
- a CDS encoding uncharacterized protein (ID:PFLUO_002427-T1.cds;~source:funannotate): MAQLHSMESRTGRAKQRYGAKGERLVAGVVPLSHDQTQVLMIQSAGPGGWVLPKGGWETDENAAEAACREAWEEAGVVCTVQRDLGVIPDMRSSALLTAHAPKASYQFFEVTVDEERDDWPERYKRKRQWVGYSQAATALANRPELLEALNRSSLKR, encoded by the exons ATGGCGCAGCTTCACTCCATGGAGTCCCGCACTGGCCGCGCCAAACAGC GCTACGGCGCCAAGGGTGAGCGGCTGGTGGCCGGTGTTGTTCCACTGTCCCACGACCAGACCCAGGTGTTGATGATCCAGTCTGCCGGCCCTGGAGGATGGGTGCTCCCCAAGGGAGGCTGGGAGACCGATGAGAATGCTGCCGAAGCTGCCTGCCGCGAGGCCTGGGAGGAAGCCGGTGTGGTCTGCACCGTGCAGCGGGACCTGGGCGTCATCCCCGACATGCGCTCCTCGGCCCTGCTGACTGCGCACGCCCCCAAGGCTTCATACCAGTTCTTTGAGGtcaccgtggacgaggagcgcgaTGACTGGCCTGAGCGGTACAAGCGCAAGCGGCAGTGGGTGGGCTACTCGCAGGCTGCGACCGCGCTGGCCAATCGgcccgagctgctggaggctCTCAATCGCAGCTCGCTGAAGCGCTAG
- a CDS encoding uncharacterized protein (ID:PFLUO_002428-T1.cds;~source:funannotate) → MDYEMDLEPTGPQVTVREAEPYRVDFRLSAVDLAFANSLRRTILAEVPTVALDLVEIEANTSVLPDEMLAHRLGMIPLNSRNCDQDLEYTRDCDCEDHCVRCSVTLSLHARCNSTGIMPVYARDLIVVGERMNETIGNPVITDAELKGPLICKLRRGQEIKLTCLAKKGTAKEHAKWAPTAAVGFEYDPHNNLRHVDYWYEQDPIKEWPVSDNAAWEPPSNPDQPFDYDAEPNTFYLDVESIGNLEPDMIIQQGIVTLQRKLATTVSYLSGEGEGHGGAEDADMMGAGDGDYEPPEGIDGNLTSYGNGAASAWGASAQTPYGATPYGQSAYGF, encoded by the exons ATGGATTACGAGATGGATCTGGAGCCCACGGGCCCGCAAGTCACTGTCCGCGAA GCCGAACCCTACCGCGTCGACTTCCGCCTCAGCGCGGTCGACCTCGCCTTCGCCAACTCCCTGCGCCGCACCATCCTGGCCGAGGTGCCCACCGTGGCGCTCGACCTGGTCGAAATCGAAGCCAACACCTCCGTGCTCCCCGACGAAATGCTTGCCCACCGTCTCGGCATGATCCCGCTCAACTCGCGGAACTGCGATCAGGACCTGGAGTACACGCGCGACTGCGACTGCGAGGACCACTGCGTGCGTTGCAGCGTGACGCTCTCTCTCCACGCGCGCTGCAATTCCACGGGCATCATGCCTGTCTATGCGCGCGATCTGATTGTCGTCGGCGAACGGATGAATGAGACCATTGGCAATCCAGTCATTACGGACGCGGAGCTGAAGGGGCCCTTGATTTGCAAGTTGCGCCGCGGGCAGGAGATCAAACTGACGTGTCTCGCAAAGAAGGGCACGGCGAAGGAACATGCGAAGTGGGCGCCCACCGCCGCGGTGGGATTCGAGTATGATCCGCACAACAACCTGCGCCATGTGGATTACTGGTACGAGCAGGATCCTATCAAGGAATG GCCCGTCTCCGACAACGCAGCATGGGAACCCCCCTCCAATCCAGATCAACCCTTCGACTACGACGCCGAGCCGAACACCTTCTACCTGGACGTCGAGAGCATCGGCAACCTCGAGCCAGACATGATCATCCAGCAGGGTATTGTCACGCTGCAGCGCAAGCTCGCCACGACCGTCTCCTACCTCTCAGGCGAAGGCGAGggccacggcggcgccgaggatgccgACATGATGGGcgctggcgatggcgactACGAGCCGCCTGAGGGGATTGATGGGAATCTCACGTCGTATGGGAATGGAGCAGCGAGCGCCTGGGGCGCCAGTGCGCAGACTCCCTATGGGGCTACACCGTATGGGCAGAGCGCGTATGGGTTCTGA
- a CDS encoding uncharacterized protein (ID:PFLUO_002429-T1.cds;~source:funannotate), translating into MPPIQDNHKSTSNYKCQSKPHAQAHSQGNPTTTAHHPQETSLIERLHRNILQTIVYLEDEYKGSVLIPAQNPDPAQTKRLSLLTVKDSSSGAHTTHVLLPLSTHPVLDRLYVPSRTVLADRMSRSNSHSSAGLASSSGSGSPCTSYSSLVNNLRPNNIESIPRGKQMVKWVGIPLPTTINNNCTTPKDFIRTLDRSIEMLGANFIVDDPEDAPSQQRAFLMEVRGLFQDRLDVLASAQRHVDLLDQLVRGRFIGLGEVFEGGKME; encoded by the coding sequence ATGCCTCCAATCCAAGATAATCACAAATCCACCTCCAACTACAAATGCCAATCCAAACCTCACGCGCAAGCACACAGCCAAGGTAACCCTACCACCACGGCCCACCATCCCCAGGAAACTAGTCTAATCGAACGCCTGCACAGAAACATCCTCCAGACAATCGTCTACCTCGAGGACGAGTACAAGGGCAGTGTTCTCATCCCAGCACAGAATCCTGACCCAGCTCAGACGAAACGACTTTCTCTTCTCACGGTGAAGGACAGCAGCAGTGGTGCACATACGACGCATGTCCTGCTCCCGCTGAGCACGCATCCGGTGCTGGATCGGTTGTATGTGCCCAGCAGAACGGTTCTGGCTGATCGCATGTCTAGATCCAATTCACACTCCTCTGCAGGATTAGCATCCAGTTCAGGCTCCGGGTCACCATGTACTTCCTACTCATCTCTCGTAAACAACCTCCGGCCCAACAACATCGAATCCATCCCAAGAGGGAAACAAATGGTGAAATGGGTAGGAATCCCGCTTCCCACgaccatcaacaacaactgCACAACACCAAAGGACTTCATCAGGACACTCGACCGGTCAATCGAGATGCTAGGCGCGAACTTCATCGTCGATGACCCAGAAGACGCACCGTCCCAGCAACGGGCGTTTCTCATGGAGGTCCGCGGTCTCTTCCAGGATCGGTTGGATGTGCTCGCTTCAGCGCAGAGACATGTTGATTTGTTGGATCAGCTTGTTCGGGGTAGGTTTATTGGGTTGGGAGAGGTCTTTGAGGGTGGGAAGATGGAGTAG
- a CDS encoding uncharacterized protein (ID:PFLUO_002430-T1.cds;~source:funannotate) gives MSRFSSRPSLSLDLSNLPPLSQPSPPSNTLLITELNDLHLFQPAALDTIRSQLTAVAPLNSFSPLPSLRRIVCSFHSNDDAVATRKMLEGNRLLDRVRPRIYFGEHTPVLSAEEARRPKLLQAPQPDKMFFISPPPSPPHGWVMRNEEPPNKEVHAHDLAHALSMLKTDQAPPAPEPMAVDPATPVSISSDKRTGSWPLAGEQRRSRSRSSTLIYHPEDHGGSPGLPAVMVVDTTVAADDDDEDVDMDLSPIDMSVKKMPPKTSRPPVELME, from the coding sequence ATGAGTCGCTTTTCGTCTCGCCCATCTCTCTCCCTAGATTTGTCCAACCTCCCGCCGCTCTCccagccatcaccaccctccAACACCCTCCTGATCACCGAACTGAATGACCTACACCTCTTCCAACCCGCCgccctcgacaccatccgcTCCCAACTCACAGCCGTGGCGCCGCTGAACTCCTTCTCCCCACTGCCCTCTCTACGCCGCATCGTCTGCTCCTTCCACTCCAACGACGACGCAGTCGCCACCCGCAAAATGCTCGAGGGAAATCGGCTATTGGACCGCGTGCGTCCGCGCATCTACTTCGGCGAGCATACACCCGTTCTGTCggccgaggaggcccgcCGTCCCAAGCTGCTCCAGGCGCCCCAGCCCGATAAGATGTTCTTTATCTCGCCCCCGCCTAGCCCGCCGCATGGCTGGGTGATGCGCAATGAGGAGCCGCCCAACAAGGAGGTGCATGCTCATGATCTGGCCCATGCGCTGTCCATGCTCAAGACGGATCAGGCGCCGCCGGCCCCTGAGCCCATGGCGGTGGATCCCGCGACTCCGGTGTCTATCTCGTCGGACAAGCGCACGGGCAGTTGGCCGCTCGCTGGTGAGCAGCGCCGcagccggagccggagcaGCACGCTCATCTATCATCCTGAAGATCACGGCGGCAGCCCCGGCTTGCCTGCCGTGATGGTCGTGGATACCACCGTggcggccgatgatgacgacgaggatgtggacATGGATCTGAGCCCCATCGACATGTCTGTCAAGAAGATGCCGCCGAAGACTTCTCGGCCACCAGTCGAGTTGATGGAGTGA
- a CDS encoding uncharacterized protein (ID:PFLUO_002431-T1.cds;~source:funannotate): protein MPVQWTPEFREVAAPIFAARAAKPKPDAPGPLDVRAAVTAAFETLLSQLPRATEAEHSEHQVPSYDGETIPVHRFWKKGTETSTSAPAIIHIHGGGMIMGGGDQFHNRCALMVQETGVQIFTVDYRLAPEHRFPTPVEDCYAALVWVHQQAEQFGIDRQRIGTFGESAGANLAAAITLMAQDRSLSPSVAKQILVYPMLDDTNTVARPAQDAVAIWTSSTNALAWSAYLGDLYGSDDVSPYAAPARVASVAGLPPTYLEVGTADIFLDETLKFASRLAAADIEVELHVRPGLPHGFDIYAPFIGATQRAMADRARAISTM, encoded by the coding sequence ATGCCTGTTCAATGGACTCCCGAATTCCGCGAGGTTGCCGCGCCCATCTTCGCCGCCCGCGCGGCCAAACCCAAGCCCGATGCACCGGGTCCCCTAGATGTGCGAGCTGCGGTCACCGCCGCGTTCGAAACCTTGCTAAGCCAGCTGCCGCGAGCCACGGAGGCTGAGCACAGCGAGCACCAGGTCCCTTCCTACGACGGCGAGACCATCCCTGTGCACCGGTTCTGGAAAAAGGGGACCGAAACATCCACATCTGCTCCAGCaatcatccacatccacggcggcggcatgATCATGGGCGGCGGAGATCAGTTCCACAATCGCTGCGCCTTGATGGTGCAGGAGACGGGGGTGCAGATCTTCACGGTCGACTACCGTCTCGCGCCGGAACATCGCTTCCCCACCCCCGTCGAAGACTGCTATGCGGCGCTGGTGTGGGTGCACCAGCAGGCAGAGCAGTTCGGCATCGACCGCCAGCGCATTGGGACGTTCGGCGAAAGCGCAGGGGCCAACCTTGCCGCGGCGATCACGCTGATGGCCCAGGACCGCAGCCTGTCACCCAGCGTGGCGAAGCAGATCCTCGTGTATCCCATGCTGGACGATACGAATACCGTTGCGCGGCCGGCGCAGGACGCCGTGGCCATCTGGACCTCGTCGACCAACGCGTTGGCCTGGTCGGCTTACTTGGGCGATCTATACGGGTCTGACGATGTCTCGCCGTACGCGGCCCCGGCACGCGTGGCCAGTGTTGCGGGTCTGCCGCCCACGTACCTGGAGGTTGGCACGGCAGATATCTTCCTGGATGAGACGTTGAAATTTGCGTCCCGGCTGGCTGCGGCAGATATCGAGGTGGAGCTCCATGTGCGTCCCGGCCTGCCGCATGGGTTCGATATCTACGCACCTTTTATTGGGGCGACGCAGCGGGCGATGGCGGATCGGGCTCGGGCCATTTCCACCATGTAA
- a CDS encoding uncharacterized protein (ID:PFLUO_002432-T1.cds;~source:funannotate), with the protein MFLMYMLLSSLINVPAKLWFHDKRIEFPIRLIWGILLTNLHTAWVHIVISKPSAKSFWQRIPGWREWIEILPAASLDIILPSITYHLLRASLARVYVSYFSDATGDQGSTAYLEIVFMLPRAVAYATSVITRAIYIRVAASMLPSEDEPLVPFDRSFGGQARTSQTYSLSIRNAGAVKAPSWNRYAKIIWDTLGLEFFCLLGSIIVLSAELYSWTPCTLLGLLHLAFPDAS; encoded by the coding sequence ATGTTCTTGATGTATATGCTGCTTTCGAGCTTGATCAATGTCCCAGCCAAGCTCTGGTTTCACGACAAGAGAATTGAATTTCCCATCAGGCTCATCTGGGGGATCCTCTTGACGAATCTGCATACCGCCTGGGTTCACATCGTCATTTCAAAACCCAGCGCTAAATCGTTCTGGCAACGGATTCCGGGCTGGCGGGAATGGATTGAAATCCTCCCGGCTGCTTCTCTGGATATCATCCTGCCATCCATTACCTATCATTTGCTCAGGGCATCGCTGGCACGTGTCTACGTCAGCTATTTTTCCGATGCCACAGGCGATCAGGGATCTACAGCATACCTCGAGATAGTCTTCATGCTGCCACGGGCCGTGGCATACGCGACCTCCGTTATCACTCGGGCTATATACATCAGAGTTGCAGCCTCAATGCTACCCAGCGAGGACGAACCCCTTGTGCCCTTCGATCGCAGTTTCGGCGGCCAGGCCAGAACCAGCCAGACATACAGTCTCAGTATCAGGAATGCTGGGGCTGTGAAAGCGCCGAGTTGGAATCGGTATGCGAAAATCATTTGGGACACGCTTGGGCTCGAGTTTTTCTGCCTGCTTGGCTCGATCATTGTCCTCTCTGCGGAGTTGTATTCTTGGACGCCCTGTACTCTGCTAGGGCTGCTCCATTTGGCTTTCCCAGACGCTTCTTAG
- a CDS encoding uncharacterized protein (ID:PFLUO_002433-T1.cds;~source:funannotate): MFQRTLLRQAQAARSVLTSTSAAPMALRRTSRLQPRLPQSVRPFAPQLMSRFYSTEQKEASSEAAEASEQAEDPVRKELEEKKKEVVDLKDKYLRSVADFRNLQERTKRDMDSARNFAIQRFAVDLLESIDNFDRALLAVPADKLNAPETEANKDLLDLVAGLKMTENILMSTLTKHGLQRFDPGEKTEDGKAQKFDPNLHEATFMAKSADLEDGDVMHIQSKGYTLNGRVLRAAKVGVVKNT; this comes from the exons ATGTTCCAACGAACTCTTCTCAGACAAGCCCAGGCCGCCCGGTCGGTCCTGACCTCCACATCGGCCGCGCCGATGGCACTTCGCCGGACGTCACGATTGCAACCACGCCTGCCGCAGTCGGTCCGGCCCTTCGCTCCCCAGCTCATGTCCCGGTTCTACTCCACGGAACAGAAGGAGGCTTCGTCAGAAGCTGCCGAGGCCTCCGAGCAAGCGGAGGACCCCGTTCGCAAAGAGCtagaggaaaagaagaaggaggtggTTGATCTCAAG GACAAATACCTCCGCTCTGTCGCCGACTTCCGCAACCTCCAGGAGCGCACGAAGCGCGACATGGATAGCGCCCGCAACttcgccatccagcgctTCGCCGTCGACCTCCTGGAGAGCATCGACAACTTCGACCGCGCCCTGCTCGCCGTTCCCGCCGACAAGCTCAACGCCCccgagaccgaggccaacaaggacCTGCTGGATCTCGTGGCCGGCCTCAAGATGACCGAGAACATCCTCATGAGCACCCTCACGAAGCACGGTCTGCAGCGCTTCGACCCCGGCGAGAAGAcggaggatggcaaggcgCAGAAATTCGATCCCAATCTCCACGAGGCGACGTTCATGGCCAAGTCTGcggatctggaggatggtgatgtGATGCATATCCAGAGCAAGGGGTACACGCTGAATGGTCGCGTGCTTCGG GCTGCCAAGGTCGGTGTCGTCAAGAACACCTAA
- a CDS encoding uncharacterized protein (ID:PFLUO_002434-T1.cds;~source:funannotate), with product MRLLATGRVLRASSGRWTIAASCFRIARPTLPTVHHREWSSTTARQTADHPSIANRSATSTPPTSQQRAYFTIEGESYPADQWTNTPDTILSHVGRRLYLDDNHPLAITRKLIESQFPNPVFGNYSEKTPVVTTAQNFDVLGFPPDHPGRSRTDTYYVNEKTVLRTHTSAHQQAYFQQINRNEQTRPEEVGYTVIADVYRRDAIDRSHYPVFHQMEGAMLWKRPSPDPLAHSSATAAKIMADLDKLPRHDVGVEDPNPTIHPERNPLQAEHHSAEEVEAVGAHLKRSLENMVIRIFTEASKAAAASAGTPTEQEPLKVRWVEAYFPFTSPSWELEVFWQGDWLEILGCGVIKQELLINSDVPNRMGWAFGLGIERIAMLLFNIPDIRLFWSRDERFLSQFRAGQIARFEPFSKHPACYKDVAFWLPPAAVTGGKSAAGGAVPFHENDVMEIVRGIGGDLVEDVALIDEFTHPKTSRKSMCYRINYRSLERTLTNEETNGLHDQVREKLVGLLGVELR from the coding sequence ATGCGTCTATTAGCCACCGGCAGAGTCCTGCGTGCCAGCAGTGGCCGCTGGACCATTGCCGCGTCGTGCTTCAGAATTGCGCGCCCAACCCTACCAACAGTCCACCACCGCGAATGGAGCTCAACCACAGCGCGTCAGACAGCCGACCACCCTTCAATTGCCAATCGATCAGCCACCTCAACCCCTCCGACCTCCCAACAGCGAGCCTACTTCACAATTGAGGGCGAGTCCTACCCCGCGGACCAATGGACCAACACCCCCGACACCATTCTGTCGCATGTCGGACGACGGCTATACCTGGACGACAACCACCCGCTCGCAATCACGCGCAAGCTCATCGAAAGCCAATTCCCCAACCCCGTCTTCGGCAACTACTCCGAGAAAACCCCCGTCGTCACCACCGCACAGAACTTCGACGTCCTCGGTTTCCCGCCAGATCACCCGGGCCGCAGCCGCACCGATACATACTATGTTAATGAGAAGACGGTGCTTCGGACTCATACGAGTGCACACCAGCAGGCATACTTCCAGCAGATTAATCGCAATGAACAGACCCGCCCGGAGGAGGTCGGGTACACCGTGATCGCGGATGTCTACCGCCGAGACGCCATTGACCGCAGCCACTACCCGGTCTTCCACCAGATGGAGGGTGCGATGCTGTGGAAGCGGCCGTCCCCGGATCCGCTGGCGCACTCCAGCGCAACAGCCGCAAAGATCATGGCGGATCTGGACAAGCTCCCGCGTCACGATGTCGGGGTCGAAGACCCGAACCCGACCATCCACCCGGAGCGCAATCCGCTGCAGGCAGAGCATCACAgtgccgaagaagtcgaggcCGTAGGCGCGCACCTCAAGCGGTCCCTGGAGAACATGGTGATCCGCATCTTCACCGAGGCCAGCAAAGCCGCGGCCGCAAGCGCAGGCACCCCAACCGAGCAGGAGCCCTTGAAGGTGCGCTGGGTAGAGGCCTACTTTCCGTTCACCAGCCCATCCTGGGAGCTTGAAGTCTTCTGGCAAGGCGACTGGCTCGAGATTCTAGGCTGCGGCGTCATCAAACAAGAGCTCCTGATCAACTCCGATGTACCCAACCGCATGGGCTGGGCGTTTGGCTTGGGCATCGAACGCATCGCCATGCTCCTCTTTAATATCCCTGATATCCGTCTCTTTTGGTCGCGCGACGAGCGGTTCCTCTCCCAGTTCCGCGCCGGCCAGATCGCGCGCTTTGAGCCATTCTCAAAACATCCGGCCTGCTACAAGGACGTTGCCTTTTGGCTGcctcctgctgctgtcaCGGGGGGCAAGAGTGCGGCCGGCGGTGCTGTTCCCTTTCATGAAAATGACGTGATGGAGATTGTGCGCGGCATTGGTGGCGATCTTGTCGAGGACGTGGCTCTTATCGATGAGTTTACGCATCCCAAGACGAGCCGCAAGAGCATGTGCTATCGCATCAACTACCGCAGTCTTGAGCGCACCTTGACGAACGAGGAGACCAATGGGCTGCATGATCAGGTCCGAGAGAAGCTTGTTGGGCTCCTGGGTGTGGAATTGAGGTGA
- a CDS encoding uncharacterized protein (ID:PFLUO_002435-T1.cds;~source:funannotate): MADGKLLEGSSPAARSRLATTTTTTPSKPKKVHYPFWFGGSASCFAAAVTHPLDLGTPLASGNGESY, from the exons ATGGCAGACGGAAAATTGCTAGAGGGCTCGTCGCCCGCGGCCCGCTCGCGGCTGGCGAcgacgacaacaacaacgccGTCTAAACCGAAGAAGGTCCATTACCCGTTTTGGTTCGGGGGTTCGGCGTCGTGTTTTGCGGCTGCCGTGACGCATCCTTTAGACTTGG GTACGCCACTTGCTTCGGGAAATGGAGAGTCCTACTAA